A single Sulfurimonas aquatica DNA region contains:
- a CDS encoding Ig-like domain-containing protein, translating to MTGVVGGDVQVGDTVTLVINNVTSTGLVTDNGTNLVFSIDVAGSDLAADGDRTIDASVTTTDAAGNTATATDTEDYTVDTAITASITLDTEITADDVINAAESGQNIAITGVVGGDVQVGDTVTLVINNVTSTGLVTDNGTNLVFSIDVAGSDLAADGDRTIDASVTTTDAAGNTATATDTEDYTVDTAITASITLDTEITADDVINAAESGQNIAITGVVGGDVQVGDTVTLVINNVTSTGLVTDNGTNLVFSIDVAGSDLAADGDRTIDASVTTTDAAGNTATATDTEDYTVDTAITASITLDTEITADDVINAAESGQNIAITGVVGGDVQVGDTVTLVINNVTSTGLVTDNGTNLVFSIDVAGSDLAADGDRTIDASVTTTDAAGNTATATDTEDYTVDTAITASITLDTEITADDVINAAESGQNIAITGVVGGDVQVGDTVTLVINNVTSTGLVTDNGTNLVFSIDVAGSDLAADGDRTIDASVTTTDAAGNTATATDTEDYTVDTAITASITLDTEITADDVINAAESGQNIAITGVVGGDVQVGDTVTLVINNVTSTGLVTDNGTNLVFSIDVAGSDLAADGDRTIDASVTTTDAAGNTATATDTEDYTVDTAITASITLDTEITADDVINAAESGQNIAITGVVGGDVQVGDTVTLVINNVTSTGLVTDNGTNLVFSIDVAGSDLAADGDRTIDASVTTTDAAGNTATATDTEDYTVDTAITASITLDTEITADDVINAAESGQNIAITGVVGGDVQVGDTVTLVINNVTSTGLVTDNGTNLVFSIDVAGSDLAADGDRTIDASVTTTDAAGNTATATDTEDYTVDTAITASITLDTEITADDVINAAESGQNIAITGVVGGDVQVGDTVTLVINNVTSTGLVTDNGTNLVFSIDVAGSDLAADGDRTIDASVTTTDAAGNTATATDTEDYTVDTAITASITLDTEITADDVINAAESGQNIAITGVVGGDVQVGDTVTLVINNVTSTGLVTDNGTNLVFSIDVAGSDLAADGDRTIDASVTTTDAAGNTATATDTEDYTVDTAITASITLDTEITADDVINAAESGQNIAITGVVGGDVQVGDTVTLVINNVTSTGLVTDNGTNLVFSIDVAGSDLAADGDRTIDASVTTTDAAGNTATATDTEDYTVDTAITASITLDTEITADDVINAAESGQNIAITGVVGGDVQVGDTVTLVINNVTSTGLVTDNGTNLVFSIDVAGSDLAADGDRTIDASVTTTDAAGNTATATDTEDYTVDTAITASITLDTEITADDVINAAESGQNIAITGVVGGDVQVGDTVTLVINNVTSTGLVTDNGTNLVFSIDVAGSDLAADGDRTIDASVTTTDAAGNTATATDTEDYTVDTAITASITLDTEITADDVINAAESGQNIAITGVVGGDVQVGDTVTLVINNVTSTGLVTDNGTNLVFSIDVAGSDLAADGDRTIDASVTTTDAAGNTATATDTEDYTVDTAITASITLDTEITADDVINAAESGQNIAITGVVGGDVQVGDTVTLVINNVTSTGLVTDNGTNLVFSIDVAGSDLAADGDRTIDASVTTTDAAGNTATATDTEDYTVDTAITASITLDTEITADDVINAAESGQNIAITGVVGGDVQVGDTVTLVINNVTSTGLVTDNGTNLVFSIDVAGSDLAADGDRTIDASVTTTDAAGNTATATDTEDYTVDTAITASITLDTEITADDVINAAESGQNIAITGVVGGDVQVGDTVTLVINNVTSTGLVTDNGTNLVFSIDVAGSDLAADGDRTIDASVTTTDAAGNTATATDTEDYTVDTAITASITLDTEITADDVINAAESGQNIAITGVVGGDVQVGDTVTLVINNVTSTGLVTDNGTNLVFSIDVAGSDLAADGDRTIDASVTTTDAAGNTATATDTEDYTVDTAITASITLDTEITADDVINAAESGQNIAITGVVGGDVQVGDTVTLVINNVTSTGLVTDNGTNLVFSIDVAGSDLAADGDRTIDASVTTTDAAGNTATATDTEDYTGNLAPVAVDDSITVDEDTPFTSTIDLDANDTNLDGDALSVTPGTFTTAQGGTLVLAADGSYTYTPAANFNGIDTVDYTVTDGSLTDVGTLTINVTPVNDAPVAVDDSITIGEDTPFTSTVDLDFNDTDLDGDALSVTPGTFTTAQGGTLVLAADGSYTYTPAANFNGIDTVDYTVTDGSLTDVGTLTINVTPVNDAPVAVDDSITIDEDTPFTSTVDLDFNDTDLDGDALSVTPGTFTTAQGGTLVLAADGSYTYTPAANFNGVDTVDYTVTDGSLTDVGTLTINVTPVNDAPEAVDGFARVSEEGLFNGIVDTTGENPGDDTTDSAVMTGTMSFSDVEGDVLSVSLSNPTQTLTSGGATVTWSGAGSDTLTGSANGTDVITINVTNTGAYTVTLLDAVDHPTNSVEDILALDFNVAVTDSVDTTNVNLNVIIEDDMAISGNIVQDIEIPEQNTNLMFIVDTSGSMGWDADTGSTTITTVERMELLLTSMKDVINSYDDMGNVKIQITTFNSGESTHQNHWFTVTEALEFIGDGTAATRDISLTPGGGTNYDEAVAEAEIGYLVDGKIEATAEIEVANITYFFSDGQPQTAGGTEGTDGITGVEITEWTDFLEANDISAYGVGFGSGLTAADQAFLDPLAYDGLNEVERDGVIVTDSTTLAETLLGTIQPPLVGNVLGQLGSDGFGADGGYFQDITIDGVLYTYNVASDTITNDADANVIAGSQLELDTLQLGHISLNFATGAYVYSPDVRLAQGDTKQEVFDFTAVDNDGDTSTGVVTLNINRAAEEIPVLNSNVDEVYESALDTGTDSTSTAEITTGNILANDTLPLGSALTNATIAGGTTDTSVAGEITVTTKEGNVLVIDTTTGDYTYTLVNAVDHYTYNELLAAINVNQTFSAGLEGWSGTNVINNAGKMLIDGGGNTASQTFDFGAAYAGKTVTVSFDFEAVGVWDGGNDNFVVTANTDTISDIAYFDGEAHYDFDVVLDTNGRVSIDLLNSSGWNQEDALIDNFSIQAPAETEISGLADNVMDSFVYTVTDLAGYNYTGGLDVTIHDDAPTATPQDVTLTIEPVTTNISVIVDVSSSMSDSDLALTEQAIETMINKYESMGSVNVNIVQFYGNGKIQSGWLDADAGRALTLDTTRSGTDIEQGLREVVENSYGTLYTPTLAAADQDVMYFFGDGNTYDAYKTDFDAYLPTWNSFVDSGAIDKLFSYSVNTTSVLSDIVKVADNGENVVSQDAENISNIAQLSTAVSSTAALYTEGSFTSDASGNTIIDFGADGGHIESVTIGANTVTYDAVNVVQTISGTHGDFEINFETGSYRYIPTDRVATTETIEASIVDNDGDSLNTILLDINIEYSAVFNDTLTYDGVAQLDGEAGFDTVVMDAGITLDAGTTLDYTKLDNIEKIDLSASGDHQITNLSLDDVLSITDSNNTLQIIGDGDGNPIIGLDEDNVATVDTTGWDRVNGTGVSDGTSTTYEYVKSDGSGDSIKLIVEDQIDNTGL from the coding sequence GGTCTAGTGACAGATAATGGAACAAACTTAGTATTTAGTATCGATGTAGCTGGTTCAGACTTAGCAGCAGATGGAGATAGAACAATTGACGCTTCAGTAACAACTACAGATGCAGCTGGAAATACAGCAACTGCAACTGATACTGAAGATTACACAGTAGATACAGCAATCACAGCTTCAATCACACTAGATACTGAAATCACTGCTGATGATGTTATCAACGCAGCTGAATCTGGTCAAAACATTGCAATCACTGGTGTAGTTGGTGGAGATGTTCAAGTTGGAGATACAGTTACACTTGTAATAAATAATGTTACTTCAACTGGTCTAGTGACAGATAATGGAACAAACTTAGTATTTAGTATCGATGTAGCTGGTTCAGACTTAGCAGCAGATGGAGATAGAACAATTGACGCTTCAGTAACAACTACAGATGCAGCTGGAAATACAGCAACTGCAACTGATACTGAAGATTACACAGTAGATACAGCAATCACAGCTTCAATCACACTAGATACTGAAATCACTGCTGATGATGTTATCAACGCAGCTGAATCTGGTCAAAACATTGCAATCACTGGTGTAGTTGGTGGAGATGTTCAAGTTGGAGATACAGTTACACTTGTAATAAATAATGTTACTTCAACTGGTCTAGTGACAGATAATGGAACAAACTTAGTATTTAGTATCGATGTAGCTGGTTCAGACTTAGCAGCAGATGGAGATAGAACAATTGACGCTTCAGTAACAACTACAGATGCAGCTGGAAATACAGCAACTGCAACTGATACTGAAGATTACACAGTAGATACAGCAATCACAGCTTCAATCACACTAGATACTGAAATCACTGCTGATGATGTTATCAACGCAGCTGAATCTGGTCAAAACATTGCAATCACTGGTGTAGTTGGTGGAGATGTTCAAGTTGGAGATACAGTTACACTTGTAATAAATAATGTTACTTCAACTGGTCTAGTGACAGATAATGGAACAAACTTAGTATTTAGTATCGATGTAGCTGGTTCAGACTTAGCAGCAGATGGAGATAGAACAATTGACGCTTCAGTAACAACTACAGATGCAGCTGGAAATACAGCAACTGCAACTGATACTGAAGATTACACAGTAGATACAGCAATCACAGCTTCAATCACACTAGATACTGAAATCACTGCTGATGATGTTATCAACGCAGCTGAATCTGGTCAAAACATTGCAATCACTGGTGTAGTTGGTGGAGATGTTCAAGTTGGAGATACAGTTACACTTGTAATAAATAATGTTACTTCAACTGGTCTAGTGACAGATAATGGAACAAACTTAGTATTTAGTATCGATGTAGCTGGTTCAGACTTAGCAGCAGATGGAGATAGAACAATTGACGCTTCAGTAACAACTACAGATGCAGCTGGAAATACAGCAACTGCAACTGATACTGAAGATTACACAGTAGATACAGCAATCACAGCTTCAATCACACTAGATACTGAAATCACTGCTGATGATGTTATCAACGCAGCTGAATCTGGTCAAAACATTGCAATCACTGGTGTAGTTGGTGGAGATGTTCAAGTTGGAGATACAGTTACACTTGTAATAAATAATGTTACTTCAACTGGTCTAGTGACAGATAATGGAACAAACTTAGTATTTAGTATCGATGTAGCTGGTTCAGACTTAGCAGCAGATGGAGATAGAACAATTGACGCTTCAGTAACAACTACAGATGCAGCTGGAAATACAGCAACTGCAACTGATACTGAAGATTACACAGTAGATACAGCAATCACAGCTTCAATCACACTAGATACTGAAATCACTGCTGATGATGTTATCAACGCAGCTGAATCTGGTCAAAACATTGCAATCACTGGTGTAGTTGGTGGAGATGTTCAAGTTGGAGATACAGTTACACTTGTAATAAATAATGTTACTTCAACTGGTCTAGTGACAGATAATGGAACAAACTTAGTATTTAGTATCGATGTAGCTGGTTCAGACTTAGCAGCAGATGGAGATAGAACAATTGACGCTTCAGTAACAACTACAGATGCAGCTGGAAATACAGCAACTGCAACTGATACTGAAGATTACACAGTAGATACAGCAATCACAGCTTCAATCACACTAGATACTGAAATCACTGCTGATGATGTTATCAACGCAGCTGAATCTGGTCAAAACATTGCAATCACTGGTGTAGTTGGTGGAGATGTTCAAGTTGGAGATACAGTTACACTTGTAATAAATAATGTTACTTCAACTGGTCTAGTGACAGATAATGGAACAAACTTAGTATTTAGTATCGATGTAGCTGGTTCAGACTTAGCAGCAGATGGAGATAGAACAATTGACGCTTCAGTAACAACTACAGATGCAGCTGGAAATACAGCAACTGCAACTGATACTGAAGATTACACAGTAGATACAGCAATCACAGCTTCAATCACACTAGATACTGAAATCACTGCTGATGATGTTATCAACGCAGCTGAATCTGGTCAAAACATTGCAATCACTGGTGTAGTTGGTGGAGATGTTCAAGTTGGAGATACAGTTACACTTGTAATAAATAATGTTACTTCAACTGGTCTAGTGACAGATAATGGAACAAACTTAGTATTTAGTATCGATGTAGCTGGTTCAGACTTAGCAGCAGATGGAGATAGAACAATTGACGCTTCAGTAACAACTACAGATGCAGCTGGAAATACAGCAACTGCAACTGATACTGAAGATTACACAGTAGATACAGCAATCACAGCTTCAATCACACTAGATACTGAAATCACTGCTGATGATGTTATCAACGCAGCTGAATCTGGTCAAAACATTGCAATCACTGGTGTAGTTGGTGGAGATGTTCAAGTTGGAGATACAGTTACACTTGTAATAAATAATGTTACTTCAACTGGTCTAGTGACAGATAATGGAACAAACTTAGTATTTAGTATCGATGTAGCTGGTTCAGACTTAGCAGCAGATGGAGATAGAACAATTGACGCTTCAGTAACAACTACAGATGCAGCTGGAAATACAGCAACTGCAACTGATACTGAAGATTACACAGTAGATACAGCAATCACAGCTTCAATCACACTAGATACTGAAATCACTGCTGATGATGTTATCAACGCAGCTGAATCTGGTCAAAACATTGCAATCACTGGTGTAGTTGGTGGAGATGTTCAAGTTGGAGATACAGTTACACTTGTAATAAATAATGTTACTTCAACTGGTCTAGTGACAGATAATGGAACAAACTTAGTATTTAGTATCGATGTAGCTGGTTCAGACTTAGCAGCAGATGGAGATAGAACAATTGACGCTTCAGTAACAACTACAGATGCAGCTGGAAATACAGCAACTGCAACTGATACTGAAGATTACACAGTAGATACAGCAATCACAGCTTCAATCACACTAGATACTGAAATCACTGCTGATGATGTTATCAACGCAGCTGAATCTGGTCAAAACATTGCAATCACTGGTGTAGTTGGTGGAGATGTTCAAGTTGGAGATACAGTTACACTTGTAATAAATAATGTTACTTCAACTGGTCTAGTGACAGATAATGGAACAAACTTAGTATTTAGTATCGATGTAGCTGGTTCAGACTTAGCAGCAGATGGAGATAGAACAATTGACGCTTCAGTAACAACTACAGATGCAGCTGGAAATACAGCAACTGCAACTGATACTGAAGATTACACAGTAGATACAGCAATCACAGCTTCAATCACACTAGATACTGAAATCACTGCTGATGATGTTATCAACGCAGCTGAATCTGGTCAAAACATTGCAATCACTGGTGTAGTTGGTGGAGATGTTCAAGTTGGAGATACAGTTACACTTGTAATAAATAATGTTACTTCAACTGGTCTAGTGACAGATAATGGAACAAACTTAGTATTTAGTATCGATGTAGCTGGTTCAGACTTAGCAGCAGATGGAGATAGAACAATTGACGCTTCAGTAACAACTACAGATGCAGCTGGAAATACAGCAACTGCAACTGATACTGAAGATTACACAGTAGATACAGCAATCACAGCTTCAATCACACTAGATACTGAAATCACTGCTGATGATGTTATCAACGCAGCTGAATCTGGTCAAAACATTGCAATCACTGGTGTAGTTGGTGGAGATGTTCAAGTTGGAGATACAGTTACACTTGTAATAAATAATGTTACTTCAACTGGTCTAGTGACAGATAATGGAACAAACTTAGTATTTAGTATCGATGTAGCTGGTTCAGACTTAGCAGCAGATGGAGATAGAACAATTGACGCTTCAGTAACAACTACAGATGCAGCTGGAAATACAGCAACTGCAACTGATACTGAAGATTACACAGTAGATACAGCAATCACAGCTTCAATCACACTAGATACTGAAATCACTGCTGATGATGTTATCAACGCAGCTGAATCTGGTCAAAACATTGCAATCACTGGTGTAGTTGGTGGAGATGTTCAAGTTGGAGATACAGTTACACTTGTAATAAATAATGTTACTTCAACTGGTCTAGTGACAGATAATGGAACAAACTTAGTATTTAGTATCGATGTAGCTGGTTCAGACTTAGCAGCAGATGGAGATAGAACAATTGACGCTTCAGTAACAACTACAGATGCAGCTGGAAATACAGCAACTGCAACTGATACTGAAGATTACACAGTAGATACAGCAATCACAGCTTCAATCACACTAGATACTGAAATCACTGCTGATGATGTTATCAACGCAGCTGAATCTGGTCAAAACATTGCAATCACTGGTGTAGTTGGTGGAGATGTTCAAGTTGGAGATACAGTTACACTTGTAATAAATAATGTTACTTCAACTGGTCTAGTGACAGATAATGGAACAAACTTAGTATTTAGTATCGATGTAGCTGGTTCAGACTTAGCAGCAGATGGAGATAGAACAATTGACGCTTCAGTAACAACTACAGATGCAGCTGGAAATACAGCAACTGCAACTGATACTGAAGATTACACAGTAGATACAGCAATCACAGCTTCAATCACACTAGATACTGAAATCACTGCTGATGATGTTATCAACGCAGCTGAATCTGGTCAAAACATTGCAATCACTGGTGTAGTTGGTGGAGATGTTCAAGTTGGAGATACAGTTACACTTGTAATAAATAATGTTACTTCAACTGGTCTAGTGACAGATAATGGAACAAACTTAGTATTTAGTATCGATGTAGCTGGTTCAGACTTAGCAGCAGATGGAGATAGAACAATTGACGCTTCAGTAACAACTACAGATGCAGCTGGAAATACAGCAACTGCAACTGATACTGAAGATTACACAGGTAATTTGGCACCAGTAGCAGTAGATGATTCAATCACAGTCGATGAAGATACACCATTTACTTCTACAATTGATTTAGATGCAAACGATACAAATTTAGATGGAGATGCATTAAGTGTAACGCCAGGTACTTTTACAACAGCTCAAGGCGGAACTTTAGTTCTAGCAGCTGATGGATCTTACACTTATACACCAGCAGCTAACTTCAATGGAATTGATACAGTTGATTACACAGTAACTGATGGTTCACTAACAGATGTAGGTACTTTAACAATTAATGTAACACCAGTAAATGATGCACCTGTAGCAGTAGATGATTCAATCACAATTGGTGAAGATACACCATTTACTTCAACTGTAGATTTAGATTTCAATGATACAGACTTAGATGGAGATGCATTAAGTGTAACGCCAGGTACTTTTACAACAGCTCAAGGCGGAACTTTAGTTCTAGCAGCTGATGGATCTTACACTTATACACCAGCAGCTAACTTCAATGGAATTGATACAGTTGATTACACAGTAACTGATGGTTCACTAACAGATGTAGGTACTTTAACAATTAATGTAACACCAGTAAATGATGCACCTGTAGCAGTAGATGATTCAATCACAATTGATGAAGATACACCATTTACTTCAACTGTAGATTTAGATTTCAATGATACAGACTTAGATGGAGATGCGTTAAGTGTAACGCCAGGTACTTTTACAACAGCTCAAGGCGGAACTTTAGTTCTAGCAGCTGATGGATCTTACACTTATACACCAGCAGCTAACTTCAATGGAGTTGATACAGTTGATTACACAGTAACTGATGGTTCACTAACAGATGTAGGTACTTTAACAATTAATGTAACACCAGTAAATGATGCCCCTGAAGCAGTAGATGGATTTGCAAGAGTTTCTGAAGAGGGACTTTTCAATGGTATAGTCGATACTACTGGTGAAAATCCTGGAGATGACACTACTGATTCAGCTGTTATGACAGGAACGATGTCTTTTAGTGATGTTGAAGGTGATGTATTGAGTGTTTCACTCTCTAATCCAACTCAAACTCTTACTTCTGGTGGAGCAACTGTAACATGGAGTGGAGCTGGCAGTGACACTTTAACAGGTTCAGCAAACGGTACTGATGTTATTACTATAAATGTGACAAACACAGGTGCATATACAGTAACTCTTTTGGATGCAGTTGATCATCCTACTAACTCAGTTGAAGATATTTTAGCATTAGATTTTAATGTAGCAGTTACGGATAGTGTAGACACTACGAATGTAAACTTAAATGTAATCATAGAAGATGATATGGCCATAAGTGGAAATATCGTTCAGGATATTGAAATTCCTGAACAAAATACAAACTTGATGTTTATAGTAGATACTTCTGGAAGTATGGGTTGGGATGCCGATACTGGTTCAACTACGATTACTACAGTGGAGAGAATGGAACTACTTCTTACATCTATGAAAGATGTAATTAACTCATATGATGATATGGGTAATGTAAAAATACAAATTACTACTTTTAATAGCGGTGAGTCTACACACCAAAATCACTGGTTTACAGTTACTGAAGCCTTAGAATTTATAGGAGATGGAACTGCTGCTACTCGTGATATTAGTTTAACACCAGGTGGTGGAACTAACTATGATGAAGCAGTTGCAGAAGCTGAAATTGGTTATCTAGTAGATGGTAAAATAGAAGCGACAGCAGAGATAGAAGTGGCAAACATAACTTACTTCTTCTCTGATGGTCAACCTCAAACTGCTGGTGGTACTGAAGGTACAGATGGAATTACTGGTGTTGAGATAACTGAATGGACTGACTTTTTAGAAGCAAATGATATTAGTGCCTATGGCGTTGGATTTGGATCTGGCTTGACTGCGGCTGATCAAGCTTTTCTTGATCCATTAGCTTATGATGGATTAAATGAAGTTGAACGTGATGGTGTTATCGTTACGGATTCAACAACATTAGCAGAAACTTTACTTGGAACAATCCAGCCTCCACTTGTTGGAAATGTTCTTGGCCAGTTAGGTAGTGATGGATTTGGTGCAGATGGTGGATATTTCCAAGATATCACAATAGATGGAGTACTTTATACATACAATGTAGCATCTGATACTATTACAAATGATGCAGATGCAAATGTAATAGCTGGAAGCCAACTCGAACTAGATACTTTACAGCTAGGACATATCTCACTTAACTTTGCTACAGGAGCATATGTTTACTCCCCAGATGTACGCTTAGCACAAGGTGATACAAAACAAGAAGTTTTTGATTTTACAGCAGTTGATAATGATGGAGATACATCTACAGGTGTGGTTACGTTAAATATTAATCGTGCTGCAGAAGAGATTCCAGTTCTTAATTCGAATGTAGATGAAGTTTATGAGTCAGCATTAGATACTGGAACAGATAGTACAAGTACGGCAGAAATCACGACTGGTAATATTCTCGCAAATGACACACTACCACTTGGATCAGCTCTTACTAATGCTACTATAGCAGGTGGTACAACAGATACTTCAGTAGCCGGAGAAATTACAGTTACAACAAAAGAGGGTAATGTTCTAGTAATAGATACAACAACAGGTGATTACACATATACACTTGTTAATGCAGTTGATCATTATACTTACAATGAGCTATTAGCAGCTATTAATGTTAATCAAACATTCAGTGCTGGATTAGAAGGGTGGTCAGGAACTAATGTAATCAATAATGCAGGTAAAATGCTTATTGATGGTGGTGGAAACACTGCTAGTCAAACTTTTGATTTTGGAGCTGCATATGCAGGTAAAACTGTTACAGTATCATTTGACTTTGAAGCAGTTGGAGTTTGGGATGGTGGTAATGATAACTTTGTTGTTACAGCTAATACAGATACAATTAGTGATATAGCATATTTTGATGGAGAAGCTCACTATGATTTTGATGTTGTTTTAGATACAAATGGACGAGTATCAATAGATCTTTTAAATAGTAGTGGTTGGAATCAAGAAGATGCACTAATAGACAATTTTTCTATTCAAGCACCAGCAGAAACAGAAATCTCAGGACTTGCAGATAATGTAATGGATAGTTTTGTATACACTGTGACAGATTTAGCGGGTTATAATTATACAGGTGGTTTAGATGTGACAATTCATGATGATGCACCAACGGCAACACCACAAGACGTTACTTTAACAATTGAACCAGTAACAACAAACATCTCAGTTATAGTAGATGTCTCTTCAAGTATGAGTGATTCAGATTTAGCATTAACAGAACAAGCAATAGAGACAATGATTAATAAGTACGAATCTATGGGAAGTGTAAACGTTAATATAGTTCAGTTTTATGGAAATGGAAAGATTCAAAGTGGTTGGCTAGATGCTGATGCAGGTAGAGCACTTACTTTAGATACTACACGAAGTGGTACAGACATTGAGCAAGGTCTTCGTGAAGTAGTAGAGAACTCGTACGGAACTCTATATACTCCAACACTTGCAGCTGCAGATCAAGATGTAATGTACTTCTTTGGAGATGGTAATACATACGACGCTTATAAAACAGATTTTGATGCATATTTACCAACTTGGAATAGTTTTGTAGACTCTGGGGCTATTGATAAGCTATTTAGTTATAGTGTAAATACAACAAGTGTTTTAAGTGATATAGTAAAAGTCGCAGATAATGGTGAAAACGTTGTTTCTCAGGATGCTGAAAATATCTCTAATATAGCTCAGCTTAGTACTGCAGTTAGTTCAACTGCTGCACTTTATACTGAAGGTAGCTTTACATCAGATGCAAGCGGTAACACTATAATCGACTTTGGTGCAGATGGTGGACATATTGAGTCAGTTACTATCGGAGCGAATACAGTTACATATGATGCTGTTAATGTAGTTCAAACTATTTCTGGAACACATGGAGATTTTGAAATTAACTTTGAAACTGGTAGTTATAGATATATACCAACAGATAGAGTAGCAACTACAGAAACTATTGAAGCTTCAATTGTTGATAACGATGGGGACTCTTTAAATACGATTTTACTTGATATAAACATAGAATACTCTGCAGTGTTTAACGATACTCTAACATATGATGGAGTTGCTCAATTAGATGGAGAAGCTGGCTTTGATACTGTTGTGATGGATGCTGGAATAACTCTTGATGCTGGAACTACTTTAGACTATACTAAACTAGATAATATTGAAAAAATTGACTTGAGTGCTAGTGGAGATCATCAGATTACGAATTTATCACTTGATGATGTCTTAAGCATTACAGACTCAAACAATACTCTGCAAATCATAGGCGATGGTGATGGAAACCCTATAATTGGACTTGATGAAGATAATGTGGCTACAGTAGACACAACTGGTTGGGATAGAGTAAATGGGACAGGAGTTTCAGATGGAACATCTACAACATATGAGTATGTAAAATCGGATGGTTCAGGTGATAGTATTAAATTGATTGTAGAAGATCAAATAGATAATACAGGCTTATAA